The Denticeps clupeoides chromosome 1, fDenClu1.1, whole genome shotgun sequence genome segment TAGCTCCTCTGGAGGAGAGAGTTCTTGCGAAGAGGGGAGAATGCGGCGTCCTACACAGCTGAAGACCTTCCACTCGCGAAATGTGGTTGATCCAGAGATGCCCCTGCTACATCTCTCCAGTGACCCTGATGACTACTCAAGCAGTGAACAGTCCTGTGACACTGTCATCTATGTGGGTCCCAATGGCTCTGCCTTGTCTGACAAAGAGCTCACAGACAATGAGGGCCCACCAGAATTTGTGCCCATAATACCATCTCTGCATAAAAACAAAACGGAGCAGACACACCAATCTCTACAACTTAATTCAGTGCCGCAGCAGTCACAACCCTTGCAACCCCCACCTACTGTGCAACCAGTGCACCAACTGAATGCCCAACTTCCACCAGTTCCTGAGGAAGGGGCAGAAACTGAAAAACAGGACTGTCTGAAGTGCAACACCTTTGCTGAACTTCAGGAAAGGCTGGAGTGCATTGATGGCAGTGAAGAAGTAACTGCCTTTCCTTTTGAAGAAGTTCCAGGAAGCAGAGTTCAAGCCCAGGACCAGGACATGAAAAGTCTTGAACCATGTGCGCCCAAGAGGATTTCCAATgaccagcagctggaggagatcCGTGAAGTTGTGGAAGAGGCAGAGATTGCGCAGTCTATGATTGAGAGCCTTAATCAGTCCTCATTAAGCAGCTGTATTCTCACCACCAGTAGAAGTGTAACTGGCAGTAGTGGGGTTGGGCAGATCATTCCTCTCCAGAGAGCCAAGAGCTCAAGTCTTAATGATAGCAGGGAGTCCATCAGCGGTGACACCAAGCCGAGGCCCATGGGTTCACCCAGATTGGGTATTGCCAGCCTAACAAAGACTTCTGAGTACAAACCGCCCTCCTCTCCGTCACAGCGCTGCAAAGTTTACACACAAAAGGGTGTGATACCTGGAACGGCTCCTCCGTCTTCACAAAATCTGAGCAGAGACAGTGGAAGATCCTCCACAGAGTCTCTGCTCCAGTCTGAGTCCAGGACATCACCTGTCGGAATGAGTCCCAATGTGCTGAAGCACTCTTCCAACAGCCTGGACTCTGCTGAGACTTTGTGCGACGATGTGCCTCCATTTCCTCTGGACACTAATGAGAATGTAAAGAACATGGCTACAGTCATGCTGCAGCAGCCCCTTGAACCTAACGGGGAGGATGAGTTGGTGTTTACCCTGGTTGAAGAGCTTACAGTCACTGGGATCATGGAGAACTGCAGACCTACAAGTATCGTAAGTTTTAACAGTGACTGCTCGGTGCAGGCCCTGGCTTCAGGATCACGACCAGTCAGCATTATAAGTAGCATAAGTGAAGACCTTGAATGCTTCACCAGTGCTGTCTCCACTACTACTGCCACTTTCTCTGAAATCAACATTACAAAATTCCAGCCCATCAGCCAGATAGAGGGGGAGTCGCAGACTCAATACAGCCGACGCTCATCCATcagctcttggctcagtgaaaTGAGCAATGGTAGTGAAGGGGAGCAATCCTGCCATAGTTTTGTAGCTCAGCAGTGCTATGGTCAAGGGGAAGGCCTGGCTGAGctcctgcaaaatgaccttttGGAGGACAGTCAGAATGACATAACTCGGTGCCTGAGTGGGTGCAAGACTCCAGAGTCTGGGGTTGTTTTGGCCAAAGCTGATAAATACAATGAGAACGCTATCTCTGCCAAGGAAAAACTGAATAAGATGTCACCCACAATTGGGAAAAAGACGGGTGTGCAAAGTGGGTTTGTGCCCTTTAAAACTAATGGCACAATGCAACCTTGTGCTGCTGTCAAGCCCATAGTTGTGCATGACGTATCTTCCTCCTCTACTAAGAATCAAAAAGACTCAAAAAGTCCACCTGCTCCTCTGTCCAGCGAAATAAATTTTGATGATCCCTGGATGAAAAGAGACAACGAGGACCCCAAGTCTAAGGAAATTATATGTGAGGTGAAACAAGAGAAGTTACTGGCCGATTCTTTTAAGGCCAAGAGCCTGGCCGACAGACACAGCTCAAGCAGCGGGGAAACTACCTACTCTCCTGATACCTTTAAGAGGGTGGTTGATGGGTGTGAAATGGTTTTGAATGCCTCAGAGAGCATTACCCCCGTGTATTCGGCGGACATCCTGAGAACTGGTAGCCTCCCACGAGGATGGCATCGTCTGAACAAGCACGACGACCTGGACGATTCTACCCTTCGCTACACAAGTGGCGAATATAAAGGCCTTGGGGTTACTACATCTACACCATGTAGTCCCAGAGCCACACTCGAAAGGAGAGGCTCATCATCAAAGCAGGGCCTTTTTGCCAGGCAGAAAGGAATACCTCCTTTGCCACCAGTGCGTAAGTCAAGCCTGGACCAGAAAAACAGGGCCAGTCCCCAGCATTCATTTGGTAGCATACAGGCATTGTCTTTTCTGGGAAGCACTCTGGATGACCTTGGTGGTAATGGGAAACAGAAAGGACCAAATGTGGAGAGCAGTCGCCTGTTTAGTGCCAAACTGGAACAGTTAGCCAACAGGACCAATTCCTTAGGAAGAACTCACATGGGACATTATGACTGCCATTCCCTGGAAAGGACTGAAAGCCTGACCTCTGTTGGCTCTAAAGGAGGTGTGGTGAAGGACAGCACCATGCCCCGGACTGGCAGAAGCTTAACACGTAGTTCTGTGTCATCGACTACCAATGGACCCAATGGAAACAACAACATCCCACCATCACCCAAAGCCAGTCAGTCCAAAATTTCAGCTGTTAGCAAACTACTCATGGCAAGCCCTAAAGCCCGGAGTCTTTCAACTTCCAGCACAAagaccctgagtttctccaccAAGTCCCTTCCACAGTCTGTCAGCAGGAGCTCCAGTCTGCCTCCTAATGGtaagaaccagaaccagagctCATGGTCCACTCAATCTCTCAGCCGTAGCCGGGGGTCTGGATTAGCTTCCAAGCTGCCCCTAAGGGCAGTCAATGGACGAATCTCCGAGCTGCTGCAGGGAAGTGGAGGATCCCGTGCTGGCCCCACCCGGGGAGCTTCCGACGCAGATGAACGAACTGGTGGGATCACTGGGGAGGAGAGACCAGTGGTCAACACTCTCCCTTCACCTTACAGTAAGATCACAGCCCCACGAAAGCCACATCGCTGCAGCAGTGGCCATGCAAGTGACAACAGCAGCGTCCTGAGTGGCGAACTTCCACCGGCCATGGGCAAGACTGCCCTTTTCTATCACAGTGGGGGCAGCAGTGGGTATGAGAGCATGATTCGAGACAGTGAGGCCACGGGCAGCACCTCTTCAGCCCAGGACTCCATGAGCGAGAACAGCAGTTCTGTCAGTGGGCGCAGGAGCCTGAAGAActcaaagaaaagaaacattacAGGTTTGATTTCCTTTGATGCCTATAAAGTAATACATatcagaatgaaaatgaatgcacaATGAATATTGGACAGAAAAAGGTCCAGTAAATCAAGTTTTGAAGTCCAtagaaaatgtgttcttttgttCTACCCATGTTTCATAAGGTGACCTTTTTTCCCGACAAACTGCTGTTGTAAGTGCTCCATGGGTGGCCATGCATACATCACCCGCTCTTTGTTCACAATCTCAAAATCTAATACTTAATTTCACTTCTGTCCAGACCCCTGCCACAGGGGACGTGTTCCTTCAGCAACCTGAATTTAAATCTCCTGCACAGTTCGCTGAAACAACAGTGACATTGAACTCTCTCCTTTGGCTTCAAAACTGCTGCATTTTTAGCACTGAAATTCAGAGAGAAGCAGTGCAGTACTCATTCCTGCTGGAAACAGGCCAAGTAGGTAAGGCCTCAGGGAGTTAAACAGAAAGCAAGGACAttcatgggaaaaaaatatttggattCAGTGTGCGTTGTTTGCATTCAAATGGCCCATCTCTGTTATCTTCTGCTTtatatgtgtgttattaaaATTAGCAAAAATCCAAAATGCTCCTTCAGTTTccaagcaaaagcaaaaaaactaaaaaatctcCACAAATGAATTATCAGATAGATTGAGAAATATTGGTACAGTTAACCTTTCTATGCCATTTCAGACAAAGCGACACACAGAAACCCATTAGAATTACCCATGTCCCCCTGCTACATATCAGATAGTCCGCACAGAGCAGCTGCAGCTTCTATGCAAATGAAGAGCCAGGCCTGGCACAGAGCAGACCGCAGGGCTCATTTCTGCACTCTGGTCAGATAAGCCCCTGACCTGCAGATATTATCGCTGGTGTCTGTTCATATCCCACGAGTAGCCTGCTATCACCCACCAGAGCACTGGCAGAAACCAACCCTGCCAAAAATGTTgccaaaaaagtattttcatttttctcattcCAATTATTTGCTTCATCACCCATAAAGAGATACATTTTCATGTCTTTCTTGTCCTCAAAGTTTGCATATTATTATGCAGACAGCTGAACTGGCAGCGTTGATTCTTAAATGTGTACCATATCAGAATATTGATGCTCTTCAAACCCATGTGCTCTCCAGGGACACAAAGGCGGCGTTTAATCCCCAACCTGAGCCTGGACACGTCATCTCCAGTCAGAAAGCCCATCACCAGTCCTGGGGTGCGTTGGGTGGATGGCCCACTCCGCCCACCTCAGAGAGGAATGACTGAACCCTTTGAAATAAAGGTTTATGAGATTGATGATGTGGAGCGCTTGCAGCGAAGAAGGACCTCGGGCAACAAGGTGAGCATGACAAAGCAAGGTTATCCAAAAATTCCAGAAAGATCCATGAGGAAACGGTTCCCTTACCAACGGTGGACCTGGAGGGAACTCATGCTGCATGTTTTAACATACTTGATTCAACCTCTCTCCTCTTACCACCAAGTTCTTGAGATGAATCAGGTGTTGGAGCAGGAcaagggttggtgacccctagACTAGAGATTTCATCTCACACCATGTTTCCCATGTTTCTTTTGCCTTCAGGAGGTGGTCTATTTTAGTGCCAAACTGAAGATCCTGGAGCACCGGCAGCAGAGAATAACTGAGGTGCGGGCCAAGTATGACTGGTTGAAGAAAGAGCTGGAGCAGACCAAGCAGCATCTAATGCTAGAGCCAGAGAAGTGGACGAGTGAATGTGAGTGCCTTTCTTCAGATAATTTAAGACAATTAACTGTGTATTGCATTCAGACTTCATTCATAATGAAACAACTGGACGTGATGAACCTTAACCAGCTGAAGTCTTAAAGATGTTATGGCTTGTAGGTTTCATCCTACATTCATTGGTCAATATTAACGAATGTATTTTCACCTTACATACCTTATGATATTTGCAGTTGACCTTCAGCAGACATTTGAAGTGGATTCTCTGGAGTACCTCGAGGCCTTGGAGTTTGTCACAGAACGACTTGAGAATCGGGTCAACTTCTGCAAAGCCCACCTGATGATGATTACCTGCTTTGATGTCACCTGCAGACGTCGGTAGATGAAACGGGATCAGACGTTGCGAGCAGGCAGAGGACTATGGGAAGTGGAACAGCGCAGCTGTCGGATTGTATATGTGGGCAGAGCAGGCCACTGAAAATGGTGACAAAGCTGGATGGGGAAATAAgacttattttttataaaaggaGGATAATGGGAGGATTGTGTGAAAATAGAGAAGAAAGTTTATCAAAAGAAGGGCAATGCCCCCCAAACCAGGATATGCACTTTTATATTAAACAAACTCTTGGGGTCATTGTATGTATATACGGTTTGCTTGCTTGCATTGAACAAAGCCTGACAGTTGGGTAAAAACTATtgtaagtggaaaaaaagaaagttttaaGGTTAAGTGCCTTGCAAAACACTTAAAATAGCAAACCTTTTCCGTATTGTGTACAGATGGTGCTAGCTTAATtagataagtaaaaaaaaaaacagcttgttTTACTTGGTGTGTTAACATTTTGACTTTATCGTCTCTCGACTATTTGTACCTGTATTGTTATACACTAGTTTAATGGAACATTTGAGCTGTTATGTGTACGTTTTCTATTATTAATTTTCTATTCTAAGAGACAGTGGGACCACCAACAGTGAATGGCACaggacaggttttttttttttttttttgctgtaaaaaGGCCTGTGCCTGGCTTATTGATTTCCAAATCCCCCATGGATATGCTGGCATCTCTAGCAACGATCAGCCTCAGGCCAATCCACCCATGTGTGCTGCCATGGAGAGGAGAGGCAGACAGAAGGGTACTAAACAAATTCAACTGCTGGAGCCACAGGGGCTGTCTGAGATGCGTTACTGCCAACATTTCtgccatggattttttttttctttaccccTTGTTGTTGGCTACGTATGATGATTTGTGAAATTTCCCGACGCTTTCAGCAAATTAAtgcactgggaaaaaaaaaacattctcagtCACTTTCATGGTAATGAAGCCTTTCTGTTTTTACTGTCGGGCAGCATCCTCGTGAAAATGCTTCTCTGATATTGGTGCTGTGTCCATTCACTCTACGTGGTCTCGATGTCATGGTGCAAACACTTTGtttaaatacaacaaaatatatatacacacacatatatatggtGCTTGAGACAGTTTCAGCTCTAAATGTTTATACATAAATGAATATACAGTGTATAGTCTGTTTCTGATCCTAACGCCAGACTCCACATGCCTCGTCATAACACACCCATGTCCCCCCATGTCCCCAGCTTTTCACAGCGTAATGAAGGAaggatattatttatttttgaactCAGGAGGCCTGTAAGACAGATGCTTATAttctataatttatttacacacaGTGGTCTGCAAGATACTATGCATTAAAATTTTGTACAGTAGCTGATCCcatttcatatataaatatatatagatatgcGTATATACATGGcgcatttgtttcattttataaatgttactTGTTTTCCTACTCTTCGACGTCTCTTAATAAATCACCAGTCACAGAGCAACAGGAGGCTTGCGATGCTGAACTGCTGTTCCACGAAAAACCCATTTTTCTGTCATGACCCTGCATCTTCATGCATACTCGGACTGCTTTGATGAAAATTTATGCTGTGTGCTGTTCACAGAGGAGTAAAATTAGTTATTTTGCGGCCCTTGCGTCTATTTGTTTACAAATAGTTGCGAAACAAATGCGCGGGTTGTCCCTCCAGCGTCAAAGTGAGTCTACCCGTCTTCTTGTTctcattttatgtattaaaaccTATTGCGGTTTCTCATGATAATCACAGTTGGAAAAAAGTTCTGGATGAAAATGGTAAAGTGGCATTGAATTTCATGTTGCAGAGGCTTGGTCAGGCTATGTTGATTGACGTGTATTCCTCTTTTCATtggaatgagaaagaaaaatgacaacagGACTGATGTAAATAAAGTATGTTTGAAAGTGGCATCGTAGTTTGAATTTTTTCAAGCCATGTTGTCAAGAGAGGAATTCTAAAAAAGTCTGAATATGACCTTTTTCCTGGTATATTAAGTATCAAAATATCACATtatgctgtgctgtatcacagtgacaatcacttcacttcttatgCTCTTTATCTGCAAAGGCAGCAGCACATAATAGACAGTGCACTGTGGATTATGCTGATATGAAAACTTATGTCACATATAAactattcatatattttatgtaaaaatgtatatattttagtaATATGAATGTTATTTCAGTATAAATAGGTTATGTGAATTATCAGATTAtgacaatgaaattattatggCCCCCAGCAAAAACTGATACATAAAACTAatagtatacacacacacacacacacaaatcctttGTTGAAGGAATTAATCAACATGGTACATCTCAACTTGGTAATATATGCCCACTCTTCCTTGCAGATTATGAGGGCATATCTTGTACATGGTCCTATTCAGGTATGGGCTGGGCCATTCCCATACTTTCAATTTATTCTTCTAATGAAGCCATTGTTTTGCTTGGGATATGTGCTTGGGATCATAGTCACGTTGAATTATGAAATTCCTCTTTATCTATAGCAAACCCTGAAGGTTTTGGGTCAAAAGCGACTGGTATTTGGAAGAAAAGCAATCCCAAAGCATGATACTGTCACTACCATGCTGCACCATGGGTATGGTGATGCAAAGCGTTTCTTGTGCACATTGCATTACCTACAATGGTAAATGGCAGTATATGAGATGCACTTTACCAGTTTaaaaatgtcaatcacttcataACGTTTCAGTATCCAGTGAGTTGCCTGTTACAACCACTATTACCTGTTGCTTCACTCCTCCAGCATCAGGCTTCTGTTATTAGCACTGACCATATCCCTTTAAGATGTGAGAGCACCTGAGGGCAGGTCAGCAGGCTGTCAGTGGTTGTAGCTCATTTCCAGGAACGGGATCATGCAGAGCATCCGAGCTGATATCAGGATGTAGGGGGGCCCGAACAAGTCGACGAAGGATCGGCCTTAAAACAAATTACGTCTTTCCAAAGGCAGCTTTCCTGACACCGGGGATGTAGATATGTTTGAGTGCTGTTTTCTTTCCTAAATGCAGAGTCGGTGGGCTTGGAGAGTGCCGAATGAGATTGGTAATCCCCGTCTTTCTCTAGCCTTCCAGTCATAAGGTTTAAATAGACTTAACTAGGAAAACATGTTCTAGGAAGCTCGTCCAGAGAAAGCCCACGAACGATGGACCGAAAGCtcggctgtgctgacctcaGCGCTAGAAAAAGCATTGAGTGGTGAGGCAGAGACAACAAACGTACAGAGCTGGCCTTCCTGACATTTCAATATCCAATGTGAGGAAAACACACCGTCAGCGAGTGTGTCAATGTGAAACGTCAAACCAAGAAACAGAGCTGTAATGTGATTATTCTGATTAGTTATTAGGAGGCAATGAGAAAGAATACGCTGGATTAACATGGGTAAAATACCCATGGGTAAAATAAACATCAAATTgggtaaaataaacatttacttCAGCCAATGATTTTAATGAGAATTAATAGATATATTCAAGGTTAATGAGGCAATTTATGGCTATACAACATTATTAAGACTCGctggtgaaaaaaagaaaaaaaaaaagaatgaaagaaccATTCAGATGCCCAGTGCATTATGGTAGAAGGCACTGTTTTTTCTGCCCTACAAAGACACATGACACGTGGCTCTCATCGTCTCTTTCTTGCTGCCGTGCAGTTCAGCTCCGCCCGGAACTCCTCCAGACTCCCCCTCAATTCGTTAGTCAGCGTGTGATCGCTCCCGTGGGTCACCTTCATTATATCATAGGCCTATAGAACAAGAAGAGAATTCTGAATGTGGACAATTTATGGCATTTGCTTTTTGAAATGGTGCCAAATAATCCTTAAAAACATTgatttcaaatgcaaatgacaAAGCGACTCGAGCCTTTTCTGcaaaccacaataaaaaaattgagatgACTCCACTGTAAACATGAAACAGAACTATGATAACTCGTTCAATCATCGATCTCAAGGCACAAAACGAACCATGAAATCAACCCCAAAGCTGAGTGGTCATAAATTCAATTTACATTCACATATTATTCTTGCTCATTAATGATGAAGGACAAAGTcattcaaagtaaaaaaaaaacaccatacaCTGACATTTCTCAATCACTTGTTATTTTTTACTGCTTCTTCCTACTCAGGGATGTGGCCATTCAGAGACGCAGAatagggcacacacacacaaacacaaacctacGGACAATAAAGAGtcgccaattcacctagtgtacatgcatTTGGACGGTGAGAGGAAACCCAGGTGACACCTGCGCGAACCCGGGCAGGGTAAATTTGATCCACTGAAAGAATGAAGGCCTGAAGATTTGAGTAGTGGCCAAATACGGGAAGCCATTGTAAAGActccacacacagaaagagcttaacaaaaaaaaaagacacaacatGGAAGTCAATATCCATTGGACCCTTTAGACATGACtggataaaaacaaacaaaaaaaaaacaagtcatcacagcacacagcctCATTAGGGCCGTCAGCCCAAGAGCAGACAGGGGCGAGAGGAGGTGATAATCCACCTGTCTGAAGGTCTCCAAGGCCTCGTCCACTCGGCCCAGACAGCGCTGCAGCTTTCCAACCCTCATCAGTTGCACGGCTCTGGCCGGGTGAGGATCTGAGTAGTAGAGCCTGCAAGAGGAACGGAATTCAGTTCAGTCCTTGCACTGTAAAGGTGTGTTTTGTCATTTGATCATGTTCAGTCATGCTTATCCCACCTTAATTAATAAAACTCATCTGTAGACATTTTGTGGTAAATCTGAAAGCACCACGATACTTCATCCTGCACATGATATttagtatatttaaaaaaaaaattctaaggAGACAGCAAACGGCTTGATTGTTATCTATATCTTTGAGAAAAGTTTGTAAAGGAACCTA includes the following:
- the kif26ba gene encoding kinesin-like protein KIF26B isoform X2 encodes the protein MTSLTGNKEKSGTRSRKYGMADSSPTKSASFSPETWYRKAYEESRTGTRPAPEGAGSMPGSSGTPSPGSGTSSPGSFSGSPGTISPGIGTGSPGSLGGSPGFGTGSPGSGSGGSPGSDRGVWCENCNARLVELKRQALKLLIPGPFSSKDPSFSLLLHDKLQVPNSTRKAWNERDSRCDVCATHLNQLKQEAVHMVLTLDQCDMSPGSPTSLTNLSSLVGSRGVLQGPPGRDWSYPPAAYHSSSSSTSTPLPPSTTSSINSTSNNTTSSTGFYHTRYPKHGPKPNSLGVSSGLEKRNVCLTHVGKHSTQTHLPSSPSSGSGNILQAHQYLEGTWSMPHANGVALYPYQISQMVPEGSREDLTEAALNRYNADRPTTHGCPAPPAPPATAPSSGTSAAASFFARAAQKLNLSSKKKKQRPAPLVACDPPLFPTNFSGILQMSPPPAPPCLLRAVNKVKDNPGLGKVKVMLRVCPVSPNETAESSSFLKVDPRKKQVSIMDPAANTQQNPAQKRGGSNQVPPKMFAFDAAFSHDASQAEVCAGTVAEVIQSVVNGADGCVFCFGHSKLGKSYTMIGKDDSMQNLGIIPCAISWLFKLINERKEKTGARFSVRVSAVEVWGKDENLKDLLSEVATGSLQDGQSPGVYLCEDPICGMQLQNQSELRAPTAEKAAFFLDAAIASRYSSKPDYDEEEHRNSHMLFTLHIYQYRMEKTGKGGMSGGRSRLHLLDLGSCVKVLSKTRDSTTGLCLSLSALGNVILALVNGSKHIPYKDSKLTMLLRESLGNMNCRTTMIAHISASPSNFSETLSTLQIASRVLRMKKKKAKQYTSSSSGGESSCEEGRMRRPTQLKTFHSRNVVDPEMPLLHLSSDPDDYSSSEQSCDTVIYVGPNGSALSDKELTDNEGPPEFVPIIPSLHKNKTEQTHQSLQLNSVPQQSQPLQPPPTVQPVHQLNAQLPPVPEEGAETEKQDCLKCNTFAELQERLECIDGSEEVTAFPFEEVPGSRVQAQDQDMKSLEPCAPKRISNDQQLEEIREVVEEAEIAQSMIESLNQSSLSSCILTTSRSVTGSSGVGQIIPLQRAKSSSLNDSRESISGDTKPRPMGSPRLGIASLTKTSEYKPPSSPSQRCKVYTQKGVIPGTAPPSSQNLSRDSGRSSTESLLQSESRTSPVGMSPNVLKHSSNSLDSAETLCDDVPPFPLDTNENVKNMATVMLQQPLEPNGEDELVFTLVEELTVTGIMENCRPTSIVSFNSDCSVQALASGSRPVSIISSISEDLECFTSAVSTTTATFSEINITKFQPISQIEGESQTQYSRRSSISSWLSEMSNGSEGEQSCHSFVAQQCYGQGEGLAELLQNDLLEDSQNDITRCLSGCKTPESGVVLAKADKYNENAISAKEKLNKMSPTIGKKTGVQSGFVPFKTNGTMQPCAAVKPIVVHDVSSSSTKNQKDSKSPPAPLSSEINFDDPWMKRDNEDPKSKEIICEVKQEKLLADSFKAKSLADRHSSSSGETTYSPDTFKRVVDGCEMVLNASESITPVYSADILRTGSLPRGWHRLNKHDDLDDSTLRYTSGEYKGLGVTTSTPCSPRATLERRGSSSKQGLFARQKGIPPLPPVRKSSLDQKNRASPQHSFGSIQALSFLGSTLDDLGGNGKQKGPNVESSRLFSAKLEQLANRTNSLGRTHMGHYDCHSLERTESLTSVGSKGGVVKDSTMPRTGRSLTRSSVSSTTNGPNGNNNIPPSPKASQSKISAVSKLLMASPKARSLSTSSTKTLSFSTKSLPQSVSRSSSLPPNGKNQNQSSWSTQSLSRSRGSGLASKLPLRAVNGRISELLQGSGGSRAGPTRGASDADERTGGITGEERPVVNTLPSPYSKITAPRKPHRCSSGHASDNSSVLSGELPPAMGKTALFYHSGGSSGYESMIRDSEATGSTSSAQDSMSENSSSVSGRRSLKNSKKRNITGTQRRRLIPNLSLDTSSPVRKPITSPGVRWVDGPLRPPQRGMTEPFEIKVYEIDDVERLQRRRTSGNKEVVYFSAKLKILEHRQQRITEVRAKYDWLKKELEQTKQHLMLEPEKWTSEFDLQQTFEVDSLEYLEALEFVTERLENRVNFCKAHLMMITCFDVTCRRR